The Parambassis ranga chromosome 19, fParRan2.1, whole genome shotgun sequence genome contains a region encoding:
- the ctbp2l gene encoding C-terminal binding protein 2, like isoform X4, which translates to MSLSDKHKVKRQRLDRICEGIRPQIMNGPMHPRPLVALLDGRDCTVEMPILKDLATVAFCDAQSTQEIHEKVLNEAVGAMMYHTITLTREDLEKFKALRIIIRIGSGYDNIDIKAAGELGIAVCNIPSAAVEETADSTLCHILNLYRRNTWLYQALREGTRVQSVEQIREVASGAARIRGETLGLIGFGRSGQAVAVRAKAFGFNVIFYDPYLQDGLERSLGVQRVYTLQDLLYQSDCVSLHCNLNEHNHHLINDFTIKQMRQGAFLVNTARGGLVEEKALAQALKEGRIRGAALDVHETEPFSFAQGPLKDAPNLICTPHTAWYSEQASLEMREAAATEIRRAITGRIPDSLRNCVNKEFFVTTAPWAVMDQPGVHPELNGAAYSQVNQTLPAVTTGIPQDKINA; encoded by the exons GTATTCGGCCCCAAATCATGAACGGGCCAATGCACCCGCGCCCCCTGGTGGCGCTTTTGGACGGTCGTGATTGCACCGTGGAGATGCCCATCCTGAAAGATTTAGCAACCGTTGCCTTCTGCGATGCCCAGTCCACACAGGAAATCCACGAGAAG gtgCTGAATGAGGCAGTGGGAGCCATGATGTACCACACCATCACCTTGACCAGAGAGGACTTGGAAAAGTTTAAGGCTTTGCGCATCATCATTCGCATCGGCAGCGGCTATGACAACATCGACATCAAGGCTGCAGGGGAGCTGG GCATTGCTGTGTGCAACATTCCCTCTGCAGCTGTGGAGGAGACTGCTGACTCCACCCTGTGCCATATCCTCAACCTGTACCGGCGGAACACCTGGCTCTACCAGGCTCTCCGGGAGGGCACGCGGGTCCAGAGCGTGGAGCAAATCCGGGAGGTGGCATCCGGTGCCGCCCGCATCCGTGGCGAGACCCTGGGCCTCATCGGTTTCG ggCGTTCGGGCCAGGCCGTAGCGGTGCGGGCCAAGGCTTTCGGCTTCAACGTCATCTTCTACGACCCGTACCTGCAGGACGGCCTTGAGCGCTCGCTGGGCGTCCAGCGTGTCTACACCCTGCAGGACCTGCTGTACCAGAGCGACTGCGTGTCCCTGCACTGCAACCTGAACGAACACAACCACCACCTCATCAACGACTTCACCATCAAACAG ATGCGTCAGGGCGCGTTCCTGGTCAACACTGCACGGGGAGgcctggtggaggagaaggcTCTGGCCCAGGCGCTGAAGGAGGGCAGGATACGCGGCGCAGCCCTGGATGTACACGAGACCGAGCCcttcag TTTTGCTCAGGGCCCTCTGAAAGATGCTCCCAACCTGATctgcacaccacacacagcctggtACAGTGAGCAGGCCTCTCTGGAGATGAGGGAGGCGGCTGCCACCGAGATCCGAAGAGCCATCACCG GCCGTATCCCTGACAGCCTACGAAACTGCGTCAACAAGGAGTTCTTTGTCACCACAGCACCCTGGGCAGTTATGGATCAACCAGGCGTTCACCCTGAGCTCAATGGCGCCGCCTACAG CCAAGTGAACCAAACTCTTCCGGCCGTAACGACCGGCATCCCCCAAGACAAAATTAATGCCTAG
- the ctbp2l gene encoding C-terminal binding protein 2, like isoform X2 has protein sequence MSLSDKHKVKRQRLDRICEGIRPQIMNGPMHPRPLVALLDGRDCTVEMPILKDLATVAFCDAQSTQEIHEKVLNEAVGAMMYHTITLTREDLEKFKALRIIIRIGSGYDNIDIKAAGELGIAVCNIPSAAVEETADSTLCHILNLYRRNTWLYQALREGTRVQSVEQIREVASGAARIRGETLGLIGFGRSGQAVAVRAKAFGFNVIFYDPYLQDGLERSLGVQRVYTLQDLLYQSDCVSLHCNLNEHNHHLINDFTIKQMRQGAFLVNTARGGLVEEKALAQALKEGRIRGAALDVHETEPFSFAQGPLKDAPNLICTPHTAWYSEQASLEMREAAATEIRRAITGRIPDSLRNCVNKEFFVTTAPWAVMDQPGVHPELNGAAYRYPPGVVGVAPGGIPGALEGMVPGGVPIAHTLPSGTHPSQAPSPNQPTKHGETREHLTEQ, from the exons GTATTCGGCCCCAAATCATGAACGGGCCAATGCACCCGCGCCCCCTGGTGGCGCTTTTGGACGGTCGTGATTGCACCGTGGAGATGCCCATCCTGAAAGATTTAGCAACCGTTGCCTTCTGCGATGCCCAGTCCACACAGGAAATCCACGAGAAG gtgCTGAATGAGGCAGTGGGAGCCATGATGTACCACACCATCACCTTGACCAGAGAGGACTTGGAAAAGTTTAAGGCTTTGCGCATCATCATTCGCATCGGCAGCGGCTATGACAACATCGACATCAAGGCTGCAGGGGAGCTGG GCATTGCTGTGTGCAACATTCCCTCTGCAGCTGTGGAGGAGACTGCTGACTCCACCCTGTGCCATATCCTCAACCTGTACCGGCGGAACACCTGGCTCTACCAGGCTCTCCGGGAGGGCACGCGGGTCCAGAGCGTGGAGCAAATCCGGGAGGTGGCATCCGGTGCCGCCCGCATCCGTGGCGAGACCCTGGGCCTCATCGGTTTCG ggCGTTCGGGCCAGGCCGTAGCGGTGCGGGCCAAGGCTTTCGGCTTCAACGTCATCTTCTACGACCCGTACCTGCAGGACGGCCTTGAGCGCTCGCTGGGCGTCCAGCGTGTCTACACCCTGCAGGACCTGCTGTACCAGAGCGACTGCGTGTCCCTGCACTGCAACCTGAACGAACACAACCACCACCTCATCAACGACTTCACCATCAAACAG ATGCGTCAGGGCGCGTTCCTGGTCAACACTGCACGGGGAGgcctggtggaggagaaggcTCTGGCCCAGGCGCTGAAGGAGGGCAGGATACGCGGCGCAGCCCTGGATGTACACGAGACCGAGCCcttcag TTTTGCTCAGGGCCCTCTGAAAGATGCTCCCAACCTGATctgcacaccacacacagcctggtACAGTGAGCAGGCCTCTCTGGAGATGAGGGAGGCGGCTGCCACCGAGATCCGAAGAGCCATCACCG GCCGTATCCCTGACAGCCTACGAAACTGCGTCAACAAGGAGTTCTTTGTCACCACAGCACCCTGGGCAGTTATGGATCAACCAGGCGTTCACCCTGAGCTCAATGGCGCCGCCTACAG ATACCCGCCGGGTGTGGTTGGAGTGGCTCCAGGTGGCATCCCAGGGGCTTTAGAGGGCATGGTACCTGGTGGGGTGCCAATCGCTCACACCTTGCCCTCTGGTACACACCCCTCCCAGGCCCCTTCGCCCAACCAGCCCACCAAACACGGCGAGACCAGAGAGCACCTCACCGAGCAATAG
- the ctbp2l gene encoding C-terminal binding protein 2, like isoform X3, translating to MWRQHFPGIRPQIMNGPMHPRPLVALLDGRDCTVEMPILKDLATVAFCDAQSTQEIHEKVLNEAVGAMMYHTITLTREDLEKFKALRIIIRIGSGYDNIDIKAAGELGIAVCNIPSAAVEETADSTLCHILNLYRRNTWLYQALREGTRVQSVEQIREVASGAARIRGETLGLIGFGRSGQAVAVRAKAFGFNVIFYDPYLQDGLERSLGVQRVYTLQDLLYQSDCVSLHCNLNEHNHHLINDFTIKQMRQGAFLVNTARGGLVEEKALAQALKEGRIRGAALDVHETEPFSFAQGPLKDAPNLICTPHTAWYSEQASLEMREAAATEIRRAITGRIPDSLRNCVNKEFFVTTAPWAVMDQPGVHPELNGAAYRYPPGVVGVAPGGIPGALEGMVPGGVPIAHTLPSGTHPSQAPSPNQPTKHGETREHLTEQ from the exons GTATTCGGCCCCAAATCATGAACGGGCCAATGCACCCGCGCCCCCTGGTGGCGCTTTTGGACGGTCGTGATTGCACCGTGGAGATGCCCATCCTGAAAGATTTAGCAACCGTTGCCTTCTGCGATGCCCAGTCCACACAGGAAATCCACGAGAAG gtgCTGAATGAGGCAGTGGGAGCCATGATGTACCACACCATCACCTTGACCAGAGAGGACTTGGAAAAGTTTAAGGCTTTGCGCATCATCATTCGCATCGGCAGCGGCTATGACAACATCGACATCAAGGCTGCAGGGGAGCTGG GCATTGCTGTGTGCAACATTCCCTCTGCAGCTGTGGAGGAGACTGCTGACTCCACCCTGTGCCATATCCTCAACCTGTACCGGCGGAACACCTGGCTCTACCAGGCTCTCCGGGAGGGCACGCGGGTCCAGAGCGTGGAGCAAATCCGGGAGGTGGCATCCGGTGCCGCCCGCATCCGTGGCGAGACCCTGGGCCTCATCGGTTTCG ggCGTTCGGGCCAGGCCGTAGCGGTGCGGGCCAAGGCTTTCGGCTTCAACGTCATCTTCTACGACCCGTACCTGCAGGACGGCCTTGAGCGCTCGCTGGGCGTCCAGCGTGTCTACACCCTGCAGGACCTGCTGTACCAGAGCGACTGCGTGTCCCTGCACTGCAACCTGAACGAACACAACCACCACCTCATCAACGACTTCACCATCAAACAG ATGCGTCAGGGCGCGTTCCTGGTCAACACTGCACGGGGAGgcctggtggaggagaaggcTCTGGCCCAGGCGCTGAAGGAGGGCAGGATACGCGGCGCAGCCCTGGATGTACACGAGACCGAGCCcttcag TTTTGCTCAGGGCCCTCTGAAAGATGCTCCCAACCTGATctgcacaccacacacagcctggtACAGTGAGCAGGCCTCTCTGGAGATGAGGGAGGCGGCTGCCACCGAGATCCGAAGAGCCATCACCG GCCGTATCCCTGACAGCCTACGAAACTGCGTCAACAAGGAGTTCTTTGTCACCACAGCACCCTGGGCAGTTATGGATCAACCAGGCGTTCACCCTGAGCTCAATGGCGCCGCCTACAG ATACCCGCCGGGTGTGGTTGGAGTGGCTCCAGGTGGCATCCCAGGGGCTTTAGAGGGCATGGTACCTGGTGGGGTGCCAATCGCTCACACCTTGCCCTCTGGTACACACCCCTCCCAGGCCCCTTCGCCCAACCAGCCCACCAAACACGGCGAGACCAGAGAGCACCTCACCGAGCAATAG
- the zranb1a gene encoding ubiquitin thioesterase ZRANB1 — protein sequence MTEQKIKWACDYCTYENWPSAIKCTMCHAPKLRGPIITEEPYKNSPDLESSLEWDASRTESGSSLLICPDSSARPRVKSASKAEIANKWSCQMCTYLNWPRAIRCTQCLCQRPRTSSPTESPQTSGSKAGCRPALHSPVDTCEEYNDRNRLNTHQQHWTCTACTYQNWPRTTKCVVCDLPRPNNQEAIELAESAEPSPMINEQDRARWRGGCSGSQGQRKLPQEEDRVKMDFQRIELAAGAMSKEEQEVDFKKLKQIRNRMRKTDWLFLNACAGVVEGDMAAVEAYKSSGGDIARQLTADEVQLLNRSSAFDVGFTLVHLAIRFQRQDMLAILLTEVNQQAAKCIPSMVCPELTEQIRREIAASLHQRKGDFACYFLTDVVTFTLPADIEDLPPAVQEKLFDEVLDRDVQKELEEESPVINWSLELGTRLDSRLYALWNRTAGDCLLDSVLQATWGIYDKDSVLRKTLHDSLHDCSHWFYTRWKEWESWYSQSFGLHFSLREEQWQEDWAFILSLASQPGASLEQTHIFVLAHILRRPIIVYGVKYYKSFRGETLGYTRFQGVYLPLLWEQSFCWKSPIALGYTRGHFSALVAMENDGFDNRGAGANLNTDDDVTVTFLPLVDSERKLLHIHFLSAQEMGNEEQQEKLLREWLDCCVTEGGMLAAMQKSSRRRNHPLVTQMVEKWLDRYRQIRPCASLSDGEEEDDEDE from the exons ATGACGGAACAGAAGATAAAATGGGCCTGTGATTATTGTACCTATGAGAACTGGCCATCTGCAATCAAATGTACCATGTGCCATGCGCCAAAGTTGAGGGGTCCCATCATCACAGAGGAACCTTACAAAAACAGTCCAGATCTGGAGTCCAGCCTAGAGTGGGATGCTTCCAGAACTGAGAGTGGCAGCAGCCTTCTCATCTGCCCCGACTCCAGCGCTAGGCCAAGAGTCAAGTCAGCCAGTAAGGCTGAGATTGCCAATAAATGGTCCTGCCAGATGTGCACCTATCTCAATTGGCCTCGTGCCATCCGGTGCACGCAGTGCCTGTGTCAGCGTCCCCGGACCAGCAGTCCCACAGAGTCTCCTCAGACTTCGGGCTCCAAAGCAGGATGCCGTCCTGCTCTCCATTCACCCGTGGACACCTGTGAGGAGTATAATGACAGAAACAGACTCAACACCCACCAGCAGCACTGGACATGTACAGCTTGCACTTACCAGAATTGGCCCAGAACTACAAAGTGTGTCGTGTGTGACCTCCCCAGGCCcaacaaccaggaagccatAGAGCTGGCCGAGTCAGCAGAGCCCTCACCCATGATCAATGAGCAGGATAGGGCTAGGTGGAGGGGCGGTTGCAGTGGAAGCCAGGGCCAAAGGAAATTGCCTCAGGAGGAAGATCGTGTCAAAATGGACTTTCAGAGAATAGAGCTTGCAGCTGGAGCCATGAGCAAAGAGGAGCAAGAGGTTGACTTCAAGAAGTTGAAGCAGATTAGAAACCGGATGAGGAAAACAGACTGGCTGTTTCTCAATGCTTGTGCAG GAGTTGTGGAGGGAGACATGGCAGCAGTGGAAGCTTACAAGTCGTCGGGGGGTGACATCGCCCGACAGCTCACAGCCGATGAGGTTCAACTGCTTAACCGATCCTCAGCATTTGACGTCGGCTTCACTCTGGTCCATCTTGCTATTCGCTTCCAGAGGCAGGACATGCTAGCCATCCTGCTAACAGAG GTGAACCAGCAGGCAGCTAAGTGTATCCCCTCCATGGTGTGTCCCGAGCTGACGGAGCAGATCCGCAGGGAAATCGCAGCTTCACTACATCAACGCAAAGGAGATTTCGCCTGTTACTTCCTCACTGACGTGGTCACTTTCACCCTGCCTGCAG atATAGAGGACTTGCCGCCTGCAGTCCAAGAGAAGCTGTTTGATGAGGTGCTAGATCGAGATGTGCAGAAAG AATTGGAAGAGGAGTCTCCTGTTATTAACTGGTCCCTAGAGCTGGGTACGCGTCTGGACAGCCGTCTGTATGCCCTCTGGAATCGCACGGCCGGAGACTGTCTGCTGGACTCTGTTCTACAGGCCACCTGGGGCATTTATGACAAGGACTCTGTACTCCGCAAGACCCTCCACGACAGCCTGCATGACTGCTCCCACTG gttttaCACACGCTGGAAGGAGTGGGAGTCGTGGTACTCGCAGAGCTTTGGTTTACATTTCTCCCTCAGAGAGGAGCAGTGGCAGGAGGACTGGGCGTTCATCCTGTCGTTGGCCAGCCAG cCTGGGGCCAGCCTGGAGCAGACCCACATTTTTGTTCTGGCACACATTCTTCGCAGACCGATCATAGTCTACGGAGTGAAATACTACAAAAGTTTCCGTGGGGAAACGTTAGGATACACTCGTTTTCAAG gTGTGTACCTGCCTCTGTTATGGGAACAGAGTTTCTGCTGGAAGAGCCCCATCGCTCTGGGCTACACACGGGGCCACTTCTCGGCCCTTGTGGCCATGGAGAATGATGGTTTTGACAATCGCGGTGCAGGCGCCAACCTCaacactgatgatgatgtcacagtcacttTCTTGCCACTGGTGGACAGTGAGAGGAAGCTGCTGCacatccacttcctgtcagCACAAGAG ATGGGCAacgaggagcagcaggagaagctgCTGAGGGAGTGGCTGGactgctgtgtgacagagggaGGCATGCTGGCAGCCATGCAGAAGAGCTCTCGCCGCCGTAACCACCCCTTAGTCACCCAGATGGTGGAGAAGTGGTTGGACAGATACAGGCAGATCCGCccctgtgcctctctctctgatggcgaggaagaggatgatgaagatgaatga
- the hpdl gene encoding 4-hydroxyphenylpyruvate dioxygenase-like protein isoform X2, translating into MAVFLSRLHHVSLHVSNAEKIANDLVTKFKFNLFASRLTDRSRQLAFRKGAAVFVVNEKRSSVGLNERLLPQHPVDTVSNVCFEVDDVERSFKVLRHLGCSFLVPPTTAEDENGAVTYSVVRSVVGNVCHTLIDKTKYEGTFLPGFVVTDKDWSTKEDMSCPVTHFDHITYACPRETTHQVMRWYEKLFGFQRFFIDSNEDVDEGFVINQEGIGLRLTAMEYWKCSKAGISLPFLGKKESDCKFVIAESLPEQGKNQVDTFLEQHGAPGIQHIGLYTKDIVSTAHAMAVSGVQFFSPPPAYYTEVGKQQEIEEAGHNPQMLAQHGILLDTDLHQDPSSLSTSSQNRRYLLQVFTQPLFTEDTFFLELIERRGATGFGEGNIRALWRSVQAYMENETRVSQEEGSQKTAQC; encoded by the exons ATGGCAGTTTTCTTGAGCCGGTTACACCACGTTTCTCTCCATGTTTCAAACGCGGAGAAAATAGCAAACGACCTTGTCACAAAATTTAAGTTTAATTTGTTCGCCAGCAGACTCACTGACAGGTCGAGACAGCTGGCTTTCAGGAAGGGAGCGGCAGTCTTTGTCGTGAATGAGAAACGAAGCAGTGTGGGATTGAATGAAAGACTGCT TCCACAGCACCCGGTGGATACTGTAAGCAACGTGTGTTTCGAGGTGGACGATGTGGAAAGGTCATTCAAGGTTCTTCGCCATCTAGGCTGCAGTTTCCTCGTGCCTCCCACGACAGCTGAGGACGAGAACGGTGCTGTGACCTACTCTGTGGTCAGATCTGTGGTGGGAAACGTGTGTCACACGCTTATTGATAAGACAAAATATGAGGGAACGTTTTTGCCAGGGTTTGTTGTCACTGATAAGGACTGGAGCACAAAGGAGGACATGTCTTGTCCAGTTACACACTTTGATCACATAACTTACGCCTGTCCCAGGGAAACAACCCACCAGGTGATGAGGTGGTATGAGAAGCTGTTTGGCTTCCAAAGATTTTTCATTGACAG TAATGAAgatgtggatgaaggttttgtGATAAACCAGGAAGGCATCGGACTGCGACTTACTGCCATGGAGTACTGGAAATGCAGCAAAGCTGGGATCAGCCTTCCCTTTCTGGGCAAGAAAGAATCAGACTGCAAGTTTGTCATTGCAGAATCACTGCCTGAACAAG GCAAGAACCAGGTTGACACCTTCCTGGAACAGCACGGAGCTCCAGGTATCCAGCACATTGGGCTTTACACCAAAGACATTGTCTCAACTGCACATGCAATGGCTGTATCTGGTGTTCAGTtcttctcccctcctcctgcctACTACACAGAG GTgggaaaacagcaggaaataGAGGAAGCAGGACACAACCCCCAGATGCTGGCACAGCATGGCATTCTTCTGGATACAGACCTGCACCAGGACCCCTCATCGCTAAGTACGTCCAGCCAAAACAGGAG GTACCTTCTCCAAGTGTTCACCCAGCCCTTATTCACAGAGGACACCTTCTTCCTGGAGCTGATAGAGCGGCGAGGGGCGACGGGCTTTGGTGAGGGAAACATCAGGGCGCTGTGGAGGTCGGTGCAGGCGTACATGGAGAACGAAACTCGGGTATCACAAGAAGAGGGATCCcaaaaaacagctcaatgctAG
- the hpdl gene encoding 4-hydroxyphenylpyruvate dioxygenase-like protein isoform X1, with amino-acid sequence MAVFLSRLHHVSLHVSNAEKIANDLVTKFKFNLFASRLTDRSRQLAFRKGAAVFVVNEKRSSVGLNERLLCVTDKYPIDPHVGKYSHGNYSAFLYDVSPQHPVDTVSNVCFEVDDVERSFKVLRHLGCSFLVPPTTAEDENGAVTYSVVRSVVGNVCHTLIDKTKYEGTFLPGFVVTDKDWSTKEDMSCPVTHFDHITYACPRETTHQVMRWYEKLFGFQRFFIDSNEDVDEGFVINQEGIGLRLTAMEYWKCSKAGISLPFLGKKESDCKFVIAESLPEQGKNQVDTFLEQHGAPGIQHIGLYTKDIVSTAHAMAVSGVQFFSPPPAYYTEVGKQQEIEEAGHNPQMLAQHGILLDTDLHQDPSSLSTSSQNRRYLLQVFTQPLFTEDTFFLELIERRGATGFGEGNIRALWRSVQAYMENETRVSQEEGSQKTAQC; translated from the exons ATGGCAGTTTTCTTGAGCCGGTTACACCACGTTTCTCTCCATGTTTCAAACGCGGAGAAAATAGCAAACGACCTTGTCACAAAATTTAAGTTTAATTTGTTCGCCAGCAGACTCACTGACAGGTCGAGACAGCTGGCTTTCAGGAAGGGAGCGGCAGTCTTTGTCGTGAATGAGAAACGAAGCAGTGTGGGATTGAATGAAAGACTGCTGTGCGTAACGGACAAATATCCCATAGATCCACACGTGGGGAAATATAGTCACGGTAATTATTCTGCGTTTCTTTACGATGTCAGTCCACAGCACCCGGTGGATACTGTAAGCAACGTGTGTTTCGAGGTGGACGATGTGGAAAGGTCATTCAAGGTTCTTCGCCATCTAGGCTGCAGTTTCCTCGTGCCTCCCACGACAGCTGAGGACGAGAACGGTGCTGTGACCTACTCTGTGGTCAGATCTGTGGTGGGAAACGTGTGTCACACGCTTATTGATAAGACAAAATATGAGGGAACGTTTTTGCCAGGGTTTGTTGTCACTGATAAGGACTGGAGCACAAAGGAGGACATGTCTTGTCCAGTTACACACTTTGATCACATAACTTACGCCTGTCCCAGGGAAACAACCCACCAGGTGATGAGGTGGTATGAGAAGCTGTTTGGCTTCCAAAGATTTTTCATTGACAG TAATGAAgatgtggatgaaggttttgtGATAAACCAGGAAGGCATCGGACTGCGACTTACTGCCATGGAGTACTGGAAATGCAGCAAAGCTGGGATCAGCCTTCCCTTTCTGGGCAAGAAAGAATCAGACTGCAAGTTTGTCATTGCAGAATCACTGCCTGAACAAG GCAAGAACCAGGTTGACACCTTCCTGGAACAGCACGGAGCTCCAGGTATCCAGCACATTGGGCTTTACACCAAAGACATTGTCTCAACTGCACATGCAATGGCTGTATCTGGTGTTCAGTtcttctcccctcctcctgcctACTACACAGAG GTgggaaaacagcaggaaataGAGGAAGCAGGACACAACCCCCAGATGCTGGCACAGCATGGCATTCTTCTGGATACAGACCTGCACCAGGACCCCTCATCGCTAAGTACGTCCAGCCAAAACAGGAG GTACCTTCTCCAAGTGTTCACCCAGCCCTTATTCACAGAGGACACCTTCTTCCTGGAGCTGATAGAGCGGCGAGGGGCGACGGGCTTTGGTGAGGGAAACATCAGGGCGCTGTGGAGGTCGGTGCAGGCGTACATGGAGAACGAAACTCGGGTATCACAAGAAGAGGGATCCcaaaaaacagctcaatgctAG
- the fam53b gene encoding protein FAM53B, producing the protein MCVAMVIIYKKTLEKKGADDVTSKHTDLGPAQTMSQGTALFSCGLMETSRWHEVGHSCAIQQRPVRTSLESLWDVLPEVHKSSAQWDWDVGSTSSTITSLLQDLSLTEAASSHVTAPPSKRQCRSLSCSDELSGCRSTWRPQGSRVWTAVEKRRCHSGGSVQRSSIGNMQLGFPAMQRSSSFSLPARSNTLEPPCFTQRLPWPSTFSGMTPSSSISLSSEPSAQPLYFSHEQICLPEPHGPSPTSSPDSTPELERRGGEGGLARSRSQPCVLNDKKIGVKRRRPADTHKQRPSLDLAKMTQKLRNFHSLSCPGITGEDSCESGRALPTLRSSSQCDTDDSSTNGLKDVQPRTKEGKITTNMSSGPAVEEEDWNSTDCDDVTPEPINGKDSEPLWTGLCSMRKDMYQLGGELDIEQIERN; encoded by the exons AtgtgtgttgccatggtgatcaTTTACAAGAAAACACTGGAAAAGAAGGGTGCTGATGATGTaacatccaaacacacagaTTTGGGCCCG GCACAGACCATGAGCCAGGGGACTGCACTTTTCTCTTGTGGACTCATGG AGACAAGCCGGTGGCATGAGGTGGGCCACAGCTGTGCAATACAGCAAAGGCCAGTTAGGACCAGCCTGGAGAGTCTGTGGGATGTTCTGCCGGAGGTGCACAAGAGTTCCGCCCAGTGGGACTGGGATGTTGGCTCCACTTCGAGCACAATCACCAGTTTGTTGCAGGACCTAAGCTTGACTGAGGCCGCATCCTCTCATGTCACTGCCCCCCCCAGCAAGCGACAGTGCCGGTCCCTGTCTTGCTCAGACGAGCTCAGTGGTTGCCGCTCCACATGGCGTCCGCAGGGTTCTCGTGTGTGGACGGCCGTAGAAAAGAGGAGGTGCCACAGCGGAGGCAGTGTCCAGCGCAGCAGCATTGGAAACATGCAGCTTGGCTTCCCGGCCATGCAGCGCAGCTCCAGTTTCAGCCTGCCTGCCCGTTCTAACACCCTGGAGCCACCCTGCTTCACCCAACGCCTCCCCTGGCCCTCCACCTTCAGCGGCATGACGCCGTCCTCCTCGATATCCCTCTCCTCTGAGCCTTCAGCACAGCCCCTTTACTTCTCTCATGAACAAATTTGCCTCCCTGAACCTCATGGACCCTCCCCAACCAGTTCCCCCGACTCCACTCCAGAGCTGGAGCGCCGTGGCGGAGAGGGAGGTCTTGCCCGCAGTCGTTCACAGCCTTGTGTCCTCAATGACAAGAAGATCGGTGTGAAGCGCAGAAGACCAGcggacacacacaagcagaggcCCTCGTTGGATCTGGCAAAGATGACCCAG AAACTTAGGAATTTCCACAGCCTCAGCTGCCCTGGAATCACAGGCGAAGACAGCTGTGAGTCAGGCCGAGCCCTCCCTACTCTCAGGAGCAGCAGTCAGTGCGACACTGATGACTCATCCACAAACGGCTTGAAGGATGTTCAGCCCCGGACCAAAGAGGGCAAGATCACCACGAACATGTCATCAGGCCCTGCtgtagaggaggaggactggaaCTCCACAGACTGTGATGACGTGACACCAGAACCCATCAATGGGAAGGACAGTGAGCCCCTATGGACGGGACTGTGTAGCATGAGGAAGGATATGTATCAACTTGGAGGCGAGCTCGACATTGAGCAAATTGAGAGGAACTGA